One window of Hylemonella gracilis genomic DNA carries:
- a CDS encoding PilN domain-containing protein, with translation MTLAINLLPHPREAGQGPRGAFRRAALVALTLGVGVAGVLYLYGRERMAAQRALNATLMREISQLDTRLQGMTVLRAEIEAWAGLQASRDRSARLLALLPRALPEGVHLRSLTQEGVLVTLRGVARSEQALSGLLRHLASPQSGFHQPELVEFTAAQAQAPATGSVITSTEAMPEDAATPVRTTQFTVRVRLVLAPDGESVP, from the coding sequence ATGACACTCGCGATCAATCTGCTGCCGCATCCGCGCGAGGCGGGCCAAGGGCCGCGTGGGGCCTTCAGGCGGGCTGCGCTCGTGGCCCTGACCTTGGGTGTGGGCGTGGCTGGCGTGCTGTATCTGTACGGGCGCGAGCGCATGGCCGCGCAGCGCGCGCTCAACGCCACGTTGATGCGCGAGATCAGCCAGCTCGACACCCGTCTCCAGGGCATGACCGTGCTGCGGGCGGAAATCGAGGCCTGGGCCGGATTGCAGGCCAGCCGTGACCGTTCGGCGCGCCTGTTGGCCCTGCTGCCGCGCGCGCTGCCGGAGGGGGTCCATCTCAGAAGCCTGACCCAGGAGGGGGTGCTGGTGACCTTGCGCGGTGTGGCACGGTCAGAGCAGGCGCTGTCCGGTCTGCTGCGTCACCTCGCCTCGCCCCAATCCGGATTCCACCAGCCTGAGCTGGTCGAGTTCACGGCTGCACAGGCACAGGCACCGGCGACGGGGTCGGTCATCACGAGTACCGAGGCGATGCCGGAGGACGCCGCCACGCCTGTGCGAACCACGCAATTCACCGTGCGTGTGCGTCTGGTGCTGGCGCCGGACGGGGAGTCCGTGCCATGA
- the msrP gene encoding protein-methionine-sulfoxide reductase catalytic subunit MsrP: protein MLIQTRNHGYDHTTPSDITPASVYQQRRDLLRLMASGAAGGALAGWAGRDAWAQTPRPGKLAPLPGAKSAVAGAATMEKSTSYEDASSYNNYYEFGTDKSDPARNAHRLKTTPWAVSIEGLVKKPVTFALEDLLKLAPMEERIYRMRCVEGWSMVIPWVGYSLSALVKKVEPLGSAKYVEFVTLADRKTMPFVGSRILDWPYTEGLRMDEALHPLTLLNFGMYGEVLPNQNGAPVRLVVPWKYGFKSAKSLVTIRFTEKEPGTAWNKAAANEYGFYSNVNPDVPHPRWSQATERRIGEDNLFAKKRKTLIFNGYEAQVGQLYAGMDLKKNY, encoded by the coding sequence ATGCTGATACAGACCCGCAACCACGGCTACGACCATACGACTCCCAGCGATATCACGCCGGCATCCGTCTACCAACAACGGCGTGATTTGTTGCGCCTCATGGCTTCCGGTGCCGCGGGTGGCGCGCTGGCGGGCTGGGCCGGGCGTGACGCTTGGGCGCAGACGCCGCGCCCGGGCAAGCTCGCTCCCTTACCCGGGGCAAAGTCCGCCGTGGCGGGCGCGGCCACGATGGAAAAGAGCACGTCTTACGAGGATGCCAGCAGTTACAACAACTACTACGAGTTCGGCACTGACAAGTCGGATCCGGCGCGCAACGCGCATCGGCTCAAGACCACGCCCTGGGCGGTCAGCATCGAAGGCCTGGTGAAGAAGCCGGTCACGTTCGCGTTGGAAGACTTGCTCAAATTGGCTCCGATGGAGGAGCGCATCTACCGCATGCGCTGCGTCGAGGGCTGGTCCATGGTGATTCCCTGGGTCGGTTATTCGCTGTCCGCCCTGGTCAAGAAGGTGGAGCCCCTGGGCAGTGCCAAGTACGTGGAGTTCGTCACGCTGGCTGACCGCAAGACCATGCCTTTCGTCGGCTCACGCATCCTGGACTGGCCGTACACCGAGGGCCTGCGCATGGACGAGGCCCTGCATCCCCTGACTTTGCTGAACTTCGGCATGTACGGCGAGGTGTTGCCGAATCAGAACGGCGCGCCCGTCCGCCTGGTGGTGCCGTGGAAATACGGTTTCAAGAGCGCCAAGAGCCTGGTGACCATCCGCTTCACCGAAAAGGAGCCCGGCACAGCCTGGAACAAGGCGGCGGCCAACGAGTACGGCTTCTACTCCAATGTGAATCCCGACGTGCCGCATCCCCGCTGGAGCCAGGCCACCGAGCGTCGCATCGGCGAGGACAACCTGTTCGCCAAGAAGCGCAAGACCCTGATCTTCAATGGCTACGAAGCCCAGGTGGGGCAGCTCTACGCGGGCATGGATCTGAAGAAGAACTACTGA
- the cyaY gene encoding iron donor protein CyaY, with amino-acid sequence MTDLEFLDRAEAVLRAIEANCDRINENSDADIDNQRTGGMVTLVFSDRSQIVVNLQKPLHEIWLAARAGGFHYKFDGQRWMDTKGQGEFFTSLSRYASEQAHVPLVFSG; translated from the coding sequence ATGACTGACCTGGAATTCCTGGACCGCGCCGAGGCCGTGCTGCGCGCCATCGAGGCGAACTGCGACCGCATCAACGAAAACAGCGATGCCGATATCGACAACCAGCGCACGGGCGGCATGGTGACCCTGGTGTTTTCCGATCGCAGCCAGATTGTGGTGAATCTGCAAAAGCCCCTGCACGAAATCTGGCTGGCAGCGCGTGCCGGTGGTTTTCACTACAAGTTCGACGGCCAGCGCTGGATGGACACCAAGGGACAGGGCGAATTCTTCACCAGCCTGTCGCGTTACGCGAGCGAGCAGGCCCACGTGCCCCTGGTGTTCTCGGGCTGA
- a CDS encoding c-type cytochrome, whose protein sequence is MKLFAPLMLAAALAAPAFAIAEEAQKVAAPDLAKGEAKFASVCVACHAADGNSTIAANPKLAGQHPQYLLKQLQEFKSGKRENVVMKGFASMLSDEDMVNISAWLAAQKPKTGFATDKDLVQLGERIYRGGIPDRQIAACAGCHSPNGVGIPAQYPRLSGQHAAYTEAQLSAFRTGAANPKAGGTRLNSLPMTQVAAKLNDREIKAVSDYIAGLR, encoded by the coding sequence ATGAAGTTGTTTGCCCCCCTGATGTTGGCTGCCGCGCTGGCAGCGCCCGCCTTTGCCATCGCCGAGGAAGCCCAGAAGGTCGCAGCCCCCGATCTGGCCAAGGGTGAGGCCAAGTTCGCCTCGGTCTGCGTGGCTTGCCACGCGGCGGACGGCAATTCCACCATCGCGGCCAATCCCAAGCTGGCTGGCCAGCACCCGCAGTATTTGCTCAAGCAACTGCAGGAGTTCAAGAGCGGCAAGCGCGAAAACGTCGTGATGAAGGGTTTCGCCTCGATGCTGAGCGACGAGGACATGGTCAACATCAGCGCCTGGCTGGCCGCGCAGAAGCCCAAGACCGGCTTCGCGACCGACAAGGATCTGGTGCAACTGGGGGAACGCATCTACCGTGGCGGCATCCCTGATCGCCAGATCGCTGCCTGCGCGGGTTGCCACAGCCCCAATGGCGTGGGCATCCCGGCACAGTACCCGCGTCTGTCCGGTCAGCATGCCGCCTACACCGAGGCCCAGCTGAGTGCCTTTCGCACCGGCGCCGCGAATCCCAAGGCCGGTGGCACACGCCTGAACTCCTTGCCCATGACGCAAGTCGCGGCCAAGCTGAATGACCGCGAGATCAAGGCCGTGTCCGACTACATCGCCGGCTTGCGCTGA
- the lptM gene encoding LPS translocon maturation chaperone LptM, whose protein sequence is MLKARSIVRATVRSLAILVSTPASSPRRVFAPVALVVIGLSGALLLAGCGQTGKLYLPKKDPAAAHRASLPQSLWPFMPSKKKEEAQPQADQNPDTQDPASDIFAIPEEQP, encoded by the coding sequence ATGTTGAAAGCTCGATCGATCGTCCGTGCCACTGTCCGGTCCCTGGCGATTCTAGTCAGCACCCCCGCTTCTTCCCCTCGCCGCGTTTTTGCCCCTGTCGCGCTCGTCGTCATCGGTCTGTCCGGCGCCTTGCTGCTCGCCGGCTGCGGCCAGACCGGTAAGCTCTACCTGCCCAAGAAGGATCCGGCGGCCGCCCATCGGGCCAGCTTGCCACAATCGCTCTGGCCGTTCATGCCTTCGAAAAAGAAAGAAGAGGCACAGCCGCAGGCCGACCAGAACCCAGACACCCAAGACCCTGCGTCCGACATTTTCGCCATCCCAGAAGAACAACCATGA
- the ccsB gene encoding c-type cytochrome biogenesis protein CcsB has translation MNTTTLTLNEGYFARRNAFDWVFALLMLVGGGYAFARYHAAMDVYEQAILLLSMPALIALGWSWRPLRALSLGVALLALLAIASYQGVDTQGMPGGDLGRAEQVFWLKYFLSSQSAILWMSVLFFMSTVFYWLGMFFSRAQGATLELIGSRLVWAAVVMALTGTLVRWYESYLIGPSIGHIPVSNLYEVFVLFCWMTALFYLYFEQQYATRAMGAFVMLVVSAAVGFLLWYTVVREAHAIQPLVPALQSWWMKLHVPANFVGYGTFSLAAMVAYAYLIKSQAEREAQNGLRWYKLAPLWIFGVVLCFVPIAFRQKMAGGGSYWLVYFIVAALIVVGILLGRKRIAERLPSVEVLDDVMYKSIAVGFAFFTIATVLGALWAAEAWGGYWSWDPKETWALIVWLNYAAWLHMRLMKGLRGTVASWWALAGLGVTTFAFIGVNMFLSGLHSYGTL, from the coding sequence ATGAACACAACCACCCTGACATTGAACGAGGGCTACTTCGCCCGTCGCAACGCCTTTGACTGGGTTTTTGCCCTGCTCATGCTGGTCGGCGGCGGTTACGCGTTCGCGCGCTACCACGCGGCGATGGACGTTTACGAGCAAGCCATCCTGCTGCTGTCCATGCCCGCGCTGATCGCGCTGGGCTGGTCCTGGCGCCCGCTGCGCGCCCTGAGCCTGGGCGTGGCCCTGCTGGCCCTGCTGGCCATCGCGTCCTACCAGGGCGTGGACACCCAAGGCATGCCGGGGGGTGACCTGGGGCGCGCGGAACAGGTGTTCTGGCTCAAGTACTTTCTGTCCAGCCAGTCCGCGATTCTCTGGATGAGCGTGCTCTTCTTCATGAGCACGGTTTTTTATTGGTTGGGCATGTTCTTCAGCCGCGCCCAGGGGGCCACGCTGGAGCTGATCGGCTCGCGTCTGGTCTGGGCCGCGGTGGTGATGGCGCTGACTGGCACCCTGGTGCGCTGGTACGAAAGCTATCTGATTGGCCCCAGCATTGGCCACATTCCGGTGAGCAACCTCTATGAGGTGTTCGTGCTGTTTTGCTGGATGACCGCGCTGTTCTACCTCTACTTCGAGCAGCAGTACGCGACGCGTGCCATGGGCGCCTTCGTGATGCTGGTGGTCAGCGCGGCGGTCGGATTCCTGCTTTGGTACACCGTGGTGCGCGAAGCCCATGCCATCCAGCCCCTGGTGCCCGCCTTGCAGAGCTGGTGGATGAAACTGCACGTGCCAGCCAATTTCGTGGGCTACGGCACCTTCTCGCTCGCGGCCATGGTGGCTTATGCCTACCTGATCAAGAGCCAAGCCGAGCGGGAAGCCCAAAACGGGTTGCGCTGGTACAAGCTTGCCCCGCTATGGATCTTCGGCGTCGTGTTGTGCTTCGTGCCCATCGCCTTCCGCCAGAAGATGGCTGGAGGGGGCAGTTACTGGCTGGTCTATTTCATCGTCGCGGCGCTCATCGTTGTGGGCATTCTGCTGGGACGCAAGCGCATTGCCGAGCGCCTGCCCTCGGTCGAGGTGCTGGATGACGTGATGTACAAGTCCATCGCCGTCGGTTTCGCCTTCTTCACCATCGCCACGGTGCTGGGCGCGCTCTGGGCGGCCGAGGCCTGGGGTGGCTACTGGAGCTGGGACCCGAAAGAAACCTGGGCCCTCATCGTCTGGCTCAACTATGCGGCCTGGCTGCACATGCGGTTGATGAAAGGCCTGCGTGGCACGGTGGCCTCATGGTGGGCGCTGGCGGGCCTGGGCGTCACGACCTTTGCCTTCATCGGTGTCAACATGTTTCTGTCCGGGCTGCACAGCTACGGGACTTTGTGA
- the lysA gene encoding diaminopimelate decarboxylase, with amino-acid sequence MTAPLLPGHPHLAYRATPSGQDLYLEGARLADLARIHGTPLFVYSQQAMLDALAAYQRGLASRIEQGKARICYALKANSSLAILQLFARAGCGFDIVSGGELERVLAAGGDPTRVIFSGVGKTRTEMRQALDTGIGCFNVESEAELDVLNDVAVELGKVAPVSIRVNPDVDAKTHPYISTGLKGNKFGIAHERAVAVYQHAARLPGLKVVGIDCHIGSQITEERPYLDALERVLDLVEAIEAAGIPLHHIDLGGGLGIDYHGDTPPAADALWHKLLARLDARGHGAKAIFIEPGRSLVGNAGVCLTEVLYLKPGEQKNFCIVDAAMNDLPRPAMYEAYHQIVPLAPRDTAQASAAVNYEVVGPICESGDWLGHDRMLTVQAGDQLAVLSAGAYCMSMASNYNTRGRAAEVLVRGEQPTLIRRRESAADSFRHDILP; translated from the coding sequence ATGACCGCTCCCCTGCTGCCCGGCCACCCGCATCTGGCTTACCGCGCCACCCCGTCTGGCCAGGATCTCTACCTGGAAGGCGCGCGCCTGGCCGATCTGGCCCGCATCCACGGCACGCCGCTGTTCGTCTATTCTCAGCAGGCCATGCTGGACGCGCTGGCCGCGTACCAACGCGGACTGGCCAGCCGCATTGAACAAGGCAAGGCACGCATCTGCTATGCGCTCAAGGCCAATTCTTCGCTGGCCATCCTGCAACTCTTCGCCCGGGCCGGCTGCGGTTTCGACATCGTCTCGGGTGGCGAGCTGGAACGCGTGCTGGCCGCCGGCGGCGATCCGACCCGGGTCATCTTCTCTGGCGTGGGCAAAACCCGCACCGAGATGCGGCAGGCCTTGGATACCGGCATCGGCTGCTTCAACGTCGAGAGCGAGGCCGAGCTGGACGTGTTGAACGACGTCGCGGTGGAGCTTGGCAAGGTGGCGCCGGTGAGCATTCGCGTCAATCCCGATGTGGACGCCAAGACCCATCCCTACATCTCCACCGGTCTCAAGGGCAACAAGTTCGGGATCGCGCACGAGCGCGCCGTGGCCGTCTACCAGCATGCCGCGCGCTTGCCGGGACTGAAGGTGGTAGGCATCGACTGCCATATCGGCTCGCAAATCACCGAGGAAAGACCCTACCTGGACGCGCTGGAGCGTGTGCTGGACCTGGTCGAGGCCATTGAGGCCGCAGGCATCCCACTGCATCACATCGACCTGGGCGGCGGCCTGGGCATCGACTACCACGGCGACACACCACCGGCCGCCGATGCGCTCTGGCACAAGCTGCTGGCCCGACTGGATGCGCGCGGCCACGGCGCCAAGGCGATCTTCATCGAACCCGGCCGCTCCCTGGTCGGCAACGCGGGCGTCTGCCTGACCGAGGTGCTTTACCTCAAGCCCGGCGAGCAGAAGAACTTCTGCATCGTCGACGCAGCCATGAACGACCTGCCCCGGCCAGCGATGTACGAGGCCTACCACCAGATCGTGCCGCTGGCGCCGCGTGACACTGCGCAGGCCAGCGCAGCCGTGAACTACGAAGTGGTGGGCCCCATCTGCGAAAGCGGCGACTGGCTGGGCCATGACCGCATGCTGACCGTTCAGGCGGGGGACCAGTTGGCCGTGCTCTCGGCAGGTGCCTACTGCATGAGCATGGCCAGCAACTACAACACGCGCGGTCGCGCCGCCGAAGTGCTGGTGCGGGGCGAACAGCCCACCCTGATCCGCCGGCGCGAAAGCGCGGCGGACAGCTTCCGCCACGACATCCTGCCCTGA
- the pilM gene encoding type IV pilus biogenesis protein PilM — MLFLSPHRQPEPLLGLDLQADAVRVVALGRTRQGRQTLEHCACEPMAPGWMVEGRIDHFDAIAQAVSGLLRRTRVRAIKVAMALPEAAVITRRITLPRALTSEGLWDRLRSEAEQILPFSLQEVYLDYAVLGPGAAAIEAPPVRRSPQDALRAAPMDLLLVAARRERVRDLQALAEAVGLKPVVVDVAEFAARRAVRQLLAVCPRARVGRCVEPTFAVLDLRADRIAWRLSRGDEVLHDNECAWSPVAPALPGETDPALEVATGLALAWSSALASDTGARIEAIWLTGEVNNGTGLATALAGLLGCPCRVANPFEGMAHRRAPPWRIAHGTRGAASTAPATGAASAYLPACGLALRRFQP; from the coding sequence ATGTTGTTCCTGTCGCCACATCGCCAGCCCGAGCCCCTGCTCGGCCTGGACCTTCAGGCCGACGCGGTCAGGGTGGTTGCGCTGGGCCGGACCCGCCAAGGTCGGCAAACGCTCGAGCACTGCGCCTGCGAGCCGATGGCACCCGGTTGGATGGTCGAGGGCCGCATCGACCATTTCGATGCCATCGCCCAAGCCGTGTCGGGTCTGTTGCGTCGGACCCGCGTGCGCGCCATCAAGGTGGCCATGGCCCTGCCCGAGGCGGCCGTCATCACGCGGCGCATCACCCTGCCTCGGGCGCTGACCTCCGAAGGCCTGTGGGATCGACTGCGGTCGGAGGCCGAGCAGATCCTCCCCTTTTCCCTGCAGGAGGTGTACCTCGACTATGCCGTGCTGGGGCCCGGAGCGGCCGCGATCGAGGCGCCGCCCGTGCGGCGGTCGCCGCAGGACGCGCTGCGCGCGGCCCCCATGGACTTGTTGCTGGTGGCCGCCCGCCGCGAGCGCGTGCGTGACCTGCAGGCCCTGGCCGAGGCGGTCGGCCTGAAGCCCGTGGTCGTGGACGTGGCCGAATTCGCTGCGCGTCGCGCCGTCCGGCAACTGTTGGCCGTGTGTCCGCGGGCCCGCGTGGGCAGGTGCGTGGAACCGACCTTCGCCGTGCTCGATCTGCGTGCGGACCGCATCGCCTGGCGGTTGTCGCGCGGTGACGAGGTTCTGCACGACAACGAGTGCGCGTGGAGCCCTGTCGCCCCCGCGCTGCCTGGCGAAACCGATCCCGCGCTTGAGGTGGCCACGGGTCTTGCGCTTGCCTGGTCCAGCGCACTTGCAAGCGACACGGGAGCGCGCATCGAAGCCATCTGGCTGACGGGTGAGGTGAACAACGGCACGGGATTGGCCACGGCCCTGGCCGGCTTGCTGGGCTGTCCCTGCCGCGTGGCGAATCCCTTCGAGGGCATGGCGCACCGGCGCGCTCCACCCTGGCGCATCGCGCACGGAACCCGAGGAGCCGCATCGACCGCGCCGGCAACGGGCGCTGCGTCGGCTTATCTGCCGGCCTGTGGTCTGGCCCTGAGAAGGTTCCAGCCATGA
- a CDS encoding zf-HC2 domain-containing protein, whose product MLKEKCRQATRLLSEQQDRPLALGEQIPLGLHLLACPYCRNFKMQLRFLREASQRCAGGSGHKVP is encoded by the coding sequence ATGCTGAAGGAAAAATGCCGGCAGGCCACTCGCCTGCTGTCGGAGCAACAGGACCGTCCGCTCGCGCTGGGCGAACAGATCCCGCTAGGCCTGCACCTACTGGCCTGCCCCTACTGCCGCAACTTCAAGATGCAGTTGCGCTTCTTGCGGGAGGCTAGTCAGCGCTGCGCAGGTGGATCAGGTCACAAAGTCCCGTAG
- a CDS encoding sigma-70 family RNA polymerase sigma factor produces MTAATPFASTLAAFRPKLLRFARLQLRDAAAAEDAVQDALLAALSGAHQYAGRAEVQGWVFGILKHKIVDTIRQQNRSINASALGADDEALDQTLEALFDAHGHWTLSARPQGWGDPQAALRQHEFWDVFDACLNHLPEHTARVFMMREFLEFETSEVCQQLGITANHCHVILHRARLALRSCLERGWFAPDIKEDTPC; encoded by the coding sequence ATGACCGCCGCCACCCCATTTGCCAGCACCCTGGCCGCTTTCCGCCCCAAGCTGCTGCGCTTCGCGCGCCTGCAGTTGCGAGACGCCGCGGCTGCGGAAGATGCAGTGCAGGACGCCTTGCTCGCCGCCCTGTCCGGCGCGCATCAATACGCCGGTCGCGCCGAAGTACAGGGCTGGGTCTTCGGCATCCTCAAACACAAGATCGTGGACACGATACGCCAGCAAAACCGCAGCATCAACGCGTCGGCCCTGGGCGCGGACGACGAGGCGCTGGACCAGACGCTGGAAGCACTGTTCGACGCCCACGGCCACTGGACGCTCTCGGCCCGCCCCCAGGGTTGGGGTGACCCACAGGCAGCACTGCGCCAGCACGAATTCTGGGACGTGTTCGACGCCTGCCTCAACCATCTGCCCGAGCACACGGCACGCGTCTTCATGATGCGCGAGTTCCTCGAATTCGAAACATCCGAAGTCTGCCAGCAGCTCGGCATCACAGCCAACCATTGCCACGTGATCCTGCACCGCGCCCGGTTGGCCCTGCGCAGTTGCCTGGAACGGGGCTGGTTCGCCCCCGACATCAAGGAAGACACGCCATGCTGA
- a CDS encoding cytochrome c biogenesis protein ResB, giving the protein MELLASMRFAIALLTLICIASVIGTVLKQSEPYANYVNQFGPFWAEVFGKLNLYTVYSAWWFLLILAFLVVSTTLCIVRNTPKILTDLRTYKENIRAQALQAFRHRAQATLDESPEAAARRMGAVLAARGWKVKLQQRESAGWMIAAKAGATNKLGYLAAHSAIVMICLGGLLDGNLIVRAQMWLGGKTVYSGGGLVSEVAPEHRLSERNPTFRGNLLVAEGTAADTAILTQPNGIVLQDLPFAVELKKFIVEYYPTGMPRLFASEIVIHDKATGEARPARVEVNHPASYKGVEIYQSSFDDGGSTVKLRALPMDGVSAAFELEGRIGDSTRLTRGAGMPGGSAEQLTLEYTGLRVINVENMAEAQAGAGGPRDAGVDVRKVDLGSSLSGLHQRLGAANKPDAPQTLRNVGPSVSYKLRDAAGQAREFNNYMVPVDLGEGAPVFLWGLRETPAEPFRYLRVPADAEGSSADFFRLRAALADPALRERAVRRYAARMVDANRPDLQGQLAASALRALMLFAGAEAAQEGRAPVGGLQAMADFMESQVPAGDRERAGEMLMRILNGALFELLQTTRERAHLAPLPTDAKTQAWMAQAVLALGDAWFYPAPFVLQLSDFTQVQASVFQVARAPGKNVVYLGCALLILGIFAMLYVRERRLWIWLEPATGEAGADGGMGSQATLALSTNRETLDTDKEFVQLRGQLLPNASPGKE; this is encoded by the coding sequence ATGGAACTGCTGGCTTCGATGCGCTTCGCCATCGCGCTGCTGACCTTGATCTGCATCGCCTCGGTGATCGGCACGGTGCTGAAGCAGTCGGAACCCTATGCCAACTATGTCAATCAGTTCGGTCCGTTCTGGGCCGAAGTGTTCGGCAAGCTGAACCTCTACACGGTCTACAGCGCTTGGTGGTTCCTGCTGATTCTGGCCTTTCTGGTGGTCAGCACGACGCTGTGCATCGTGCGCAACACGCCCAAGATCCTGACCGATCTGCGCACCTATAAGGAAAACATCCGCGCGCAGGCGCTGCAGGCCTTCCGGCATCGGGCCCAGGCGACACTGGACGAGTCGCCCGAGGCCGCCGCGCGGCGCATGGGCGCCGTGCTGGCCGCGCGGGGCTGGAAGGTCAAGCTGCAGCAGCGCGAGAGCGCCGGCTGGATGATCGCCGCCAAGGCCGGTGCGACCAACAAGCTCGGTTACCTGGCGGCGCACAGCGCCATCGTGATGATCTGCCTGGGCGGACTGCTGGACGGCAATCTGATCGTGCGCGCGCAGATGTGGCTGGGTGGCAAGACCGTGTACAGCGGTGGTGGGTTGGTGTCCGAGGTCGCGCCAGAGCATCGCCTGTCCGAGCGCAACCCCACTTTCCGCGGCAACCTGTTGGTGGCCGAGGGAACCGCGGCGGACACGGCCATCCTCACCCAGCCCAATGGCATCGTGTTGCAGGACTTGCCCTTTGCGGTGGAGCTGAAGAAGTTCATCGTCGAGTACTACCCCACGGGCATGCCCCGCCTGTTCGCGAGCGAGATCGTGATTCACGACAAGGCCACGGGCGAAGCCCGGCCCGCGCGCGTGGAGGTCAACCACCCGGCCAGCTACAAGGGCGTGGAGATTTACCAGTCCAGCTTCGACGACGGTGGTTCCACCGTGAAGTTGCGTGCCCTGCCGATGGACGGCGTGAGTGCGGCCTTCGAGCTTGAAGGCCGGATTGGCGACAGCACCCGGCTGACCCGGGGGGCTGGCATGCCGGGCGGCAGTGCCGAGCAACTGACGCTGGAGTACACGGGACTGCGCGTGATCAACGTCGAGAACATGGCCGAAGCCCAGGCCGGGGCGGGCGGCCCGCGCGACGCCGGCGTGGACGTGCGCAAGGTGGACTTGGGCAGTTCCCTGAGCGGGCTGCACCAGCGCCTGGGCGCGGCCAACAAGCCCGACGCCCCTCAGACCCTGCGCAACGTCGGCCCCAGCGTGAGCTACAAGCTGCGCGACGCGGCCGGCCAGGCCCGCGAATTCAACAATTACATGGTGCCGGTGGATCTGGGGGAGGGCGCGCCGGTCTTCCTCTGGGGCCTGCGTGAAACGCCGGCCGAGCCCTTCCGCTACCTGCGCGTGCCTGCGGATGCCGAAGGCAGCAGCGCGGATTTCTTCCGCCTGCGCGCCGCGCTGGCCGACCCGGCCTTGCGTGAACGCGCCGTGCGCCGTTACGCCGCGCGCATGGTGGATGCCAACCGCCCGGATCTGCAAGGCCAGCTGGCGGCGTCGGCCTTGCGTGCCTTGATGCTGTTCGCTGGCGCGGAGGCGGCGCAGGAAGGGCGTGCACCGGTGGGAGGTTTGCAAGCCATGGCCGACTTCATGGAAAGCCAGGTGCCCGCAGGCGACCGCGAGCGCGCGGGCGAGATGCTGATGCGCATCCTCAATGGCGCGCTGTTCGAACTGTTGCAGACGACGCGCGAACGTGCGCATCTGGCGCCGCTGCCCACTGATGCCAAGACCCAGGCCTGGATGGCCCAGGCGGTGCTGGCCCTGGGCGATGCCTGGTTCTACCCTGCGCCTTTCGTGCTGCAATTGAGCGATTTCACCCAGGTGCAGGCCAGCGTGTTCCAGGTGGCGCGTGCGCCTGGCAAGAACGTGGTCTATCTGGGTTGTGCCTTGTTGATCCTCGGGATTTTTGCCATGCTCTACGTGCGTGAGCGCAGACTCTGGATCTGGCTGGAACCCGCCACGGGAGAGGCTGGCGCGGACGGCGGCATGGGCAGCCAGGCCACCCTGGCGCTGTCGACCAACCGCGAGACGCTGGACACAGACAAGGAATTCGTGCAACTGCGCGGGCAATTGCTGCCCAACGCGTCGCCCGGTAAGGAGTGA
- a CDS encoding sulfite oxidase heme-binding subunit YedZ gives MNKLLLHPVTKPLVFVLALLPFAGLFHGAWTDQLGANPAEHLIRSTGEWTLRFLCLTLAVTPARQQFGWAALARLRRMLGLYVFFYALLHFLCYAVFDMGLGLDEGAWAEIVRDIPKRPFILVGFAALLLLLPLALTSFNRAIRALGAPRWRALHRLVYAVAVLAVLHFYWMRAGKQDFAEVAVYGAILGCLLGWRLLRRWRDARNQVPVRA, from the coding sequence ATGAACAAGCTGCTTCTGCACCCGGTGACCAAGCCACTGGTCTTCGTGCTGGCGCTGCTGCCATTCGCCGGCCTGTTCCACGGTGCCTGGACCGACCAACTCGGCGCCAACCCCGCAGAACACCTGATCCGCTCCACTGGCGAATGGACCTTGCGTTTCCTGTGCCTGACGCTTGCGGTGACGCCTGCGCGTCAGCAATTCGGCTGGGCGGCACTGGCGCGTCTGCGCCGCATGCTGGGCTTGTACGTGTTCTTCTACGCCCTGTTGCACTTCCTCTGTTACGCGGTTTTCGACATGGGCCTGGGCCTGGACGAAGGCGCCTGGGCCGAGATCGTGCGCGACATTCCCAAGCGGCCCTTCATCCTCGTCGGGTTCGCCGCGCTGCTGCTGCTGCTGCCCCTGGCGCTGACTTCCTTCAACCGTGCCATTCGCGCGCTGGGTGCGCCACGCTGGCGGGCACTGCACCGGCTGGTTTACGCCGTGGCCGTTCTGGCCGTGCTGCATTTCTACTGGATGCGCGCGGGCAAACAGGATTTCGCCGAGGTGGCGGTCTACGGTGCCATCCTCGGCTGCCTGCTGGGCTGGCGCTTGTTGCGCCGTTGGCGTGATGCCCGGAATCAGGTGCCGGTCCGCGCCTGA